A single region of the Psychrobacter alimentarius genome encodes:
- the rapA gene encoding RNA polymerase-associated protein RapA, with protein sequence MTISIASLHSTEFAVGQRYLSDTESELGLGVVIDVDDRCVHILFPQSEETRVYAKNSAPLSRVVFKIGDSIYDQDGKCYTVNAVDEVMGVLKYGVDEHERGIMETRLAANITLAKPLERLLAGRIERGDWYELRQDILRMQSALAGHPLKGLMGARVDIIEHQLYIAHEVGKRIAPRVLLADEVGLGKTIEAGLIIHQQLLTGKAERVLILVPDSLQYQWMIELRRRFNLNFALFDLVRTAAIKEHDPEQNVFATEQCIIAGMDLLLDHPDLYDQAMEAGFDLLVVDEAHHLHWDEAQGGNDKYDLIADFAEETPGVMLLTATPEQLGAQSHFARLRLLDPDRFDDLDEFIDGQEAFAETAAVASVLIEDKPVSEGQIAALSSLLDINIDELAAINDDEKLRTYALNELLDRHGTGRILFRNTRESVKGFYGRSSQPYPLPLPEAWKDSYQTNGKLREQLWGEENQPDGGWLEDDPRVPWLIDILKGDLKHNKVLLIARSGATVESLEAVLRLHAGIKTAIFTEQMTLLERDQAAAFFADSEGAQILLCSEIGSEGRNFQFASQLILWDLPANPDTLEQRIGRLDRIGQTQQIMLHVPYVQGTAQERLYQWYNDALNMFNQISPTAQSVQEQYIQELKPMLEGADTDDNRTTLQNVIAEALQTRLGLEAQLQAGRDRLLEYNSCRPRVAGRIADAMRDFDSHNLLPQFIERFFASANIDHNIQRDGSWVIAPIDSTEISDYIDGLPLGDEDGMTLTFEREQALQREDIDFITHEHPLMRAIYELASTSTFGNTTVAMLKSAAVPQGMVLLEVNFRVEAIAPKVLNLPATLTTQNIRVFISEQGSDLSARISADMIMPHIERLDKNRARQVIKVRGDVIEQRYYEAEDIAREQLTEIGAQASARFSQQWSREIKRLKHLQTINPNVRPEEIERLEQLKAQGEQALGNLSLVPDSIRVLVAVKP encoded by the coding sequence ATGACTATTTCTATTGCTTCATTGCACAGCACCGAATTCGCCGTTGGTCAACGTTATTTATCTGATACGGAGTCCGAGCTGGGCTTGGGTGTGGTCATCGATGTAGACGACCGATGTGTCCATATTCTATTCCCTCAAAGTGAAGAGACACGCGTCTATGCCAAAAACTCTGCGCCTTTATCACGCGTGGTGTTCAAAATTGGTGACAGCATTTATGACCAAGACGGCAAATGCTATACAGTCAATGCGGTTGACGAAGTCATGGGCGTACTCAAGTACGGTGTCGATGAGCACGAAAGAGGCATTATGGAGACCCGTCTTGCGGCCAATATTACGCTAGCAAAGCCGCTTGAACGTCTGCTCGCTGGTCGTATTGAGCGCGGTGATTGGTACGAGCTGCGTCAAGATATCTTGCGTATGCAGTCGGCGCTTGCCGGTCACCCACTCAAAGGCTTGATGGGCGCACGTGTCGATATTATCGAACATCAGCTCTATATCGCGCATGAAGTGGGCAAACGTATCGCGCCACGTGTATTGCTAGCCGATGAAGTTGGCCTTGGTAAAACCATTGAAGCGGGTTTGATTATTCATCAGCAGCTACTGACAGGCAAGGCTGAGCGTGTACTTATCCTTGTACCAGACAGTTTGCAATATCAGTGGATGATTGAGCTGCGTCGCCGTTTTAATCTGAACTTTGCGTTGTTTGATTTGGTGCGTACTGCTGCGATCAAAGAGCACGATCCTGAGCAAAACGTCTTTGCCACTGAGCAGTGTATCATCGCTGGTATGGATCTGCTGCTTGACCATCCTGATTTGTATGACCAAGCGATGGAGGCTGGGTTTGACCTGTTGGTCGTCGATGAGGCGCATCACTTGCATTGGGATGAAGCGCAAGGCGGCAACGACAAATACGATTTGATTGCAGACTTTGCAGAAGAGACGCCAGGCGTCATGCTATTGACCGCGACCCCTGAGCAGCTTGGCGCGCAAAGTCACTTTGCCCGTTTGCGCCTATTAGATCCTGATCGTTTTGATGATTTAGATGAGTTCATCGATGGTCAAGAAGCATTTGCTGAAACAGCGGCAGTTGCTAGCGTGTTGATAGAAGACAAGCCAGTAAGTGAGGGTCAAATTGCCGCGTTGAGTAGTTTGTTAGACATCAATATTGACGAGCTTGCAGCAATCAACGACGATGAAAAATTGCGAACCTATGCGCTTAACGAGTTACTCGATCGTCATGGTACGGGCCGTATCTTGTTCCGCAATACACGTGAGAGTGTAAAAGGCTTTTATGGTCGTAGCAGTCAGCCATACCCACTGCCATTACCTGAGGCTTGGAAAGACAGTTATCAAACTAATGGCAAATTGCGTGAGCAGCTATGGGGCGAAGAAAACCAGCCGGATGGTGGCTGGTTAGAGGACGACCCACGTGTGCCTTGGTTAATTGACATCTTAAAAGGCGATCTCAAACACAATAAAGTGTTACTGATTGCGCGTAGTGGCGCGACAGTTGAGAGTTTAGAGGCAGTATTGCGCTTACATGCAGGTATTAAGACGGCTATCTTTACTGAGCAAATGACTCTGCTTGAGCGTGACCAAGCGGCGGCATTTTTTGCCGATAGCGAAGGCGCACAGATACTATTATGTTCAGAGATTGGTTCAGAAGGCCGTAACTTCCAGTTTGCCAGTCAATTAATACTATGGGATTTGCCTGCCAATCCGGATACCTTAGAGCAGCGCATTGGACGTCTAGACCGTATTGGGCAAACACAGCAAATCATGCTGCATGTCCCATACGTACAAGGCACGGCGCAAGAGCGTCTGTACCAATGGTATAACGATGCGCTCAACATGTTTAATCAGATTTCACCAACCGCTCAAAGCGTGCAAGAGCAATATATTCAAGAGCTAAAACCAATGCTTGAGGGTGCGGATACCGATGACAATCGCACCACCTTACAAAATGTGATTGCAGAGGCACTACAGACACGTTTGGGGCTAGAAGCTCAGCTACAAGCCGGCCGTGATCGTCTGCTTGAGTACAATTCGTGCCGTCCGCGCGTTGCAGGGCGTATCGCTGATGCCATGCGTGATTTTGATAGTCACAATTTATTGCCGCAATTTATCGAGCGCTTCTTTGCCTCAGCCAATATCGATCACAATATTCAACGTGATGGCTCATGGGTCATTGCCCCGATTGATAGCACTGAGATCAGTGATTATATCGATGGCTTGCCACTCGGTGATGAAGACGGCATGACGCTGACCTTTGAGCGTGAGCAAGCGTTACAGCGCGAAGATATTGACTTCATCACGCATGAGCATCCATTGATGCGTGCCATCTATGAGCTGGCGAGCACCAGCACCTTTGGTAATACCACGGTTGCCATGCTAAAAAGTGCTGCAGTACCACAAGGCATGGTATTGCTTGAAGTGAATTTTCGTGTGGAAGCGATTGCGCCAAAAGTCCTGAATCTGCCAGCGACATTGACCACACAGAACATTCGCGTCTTTATCAGTGAGCAGGGCAGCGATTTGTCAGCCCGTATCAGCGCCGACATGATTATGCCGCATATTGAGCGTTTGGATAAAAATCGTGCGCGCCAAGTGATTAAAGTGCGCGGGGATGTGATTGAGCAGCGTTATTATGAAGCCGAAGACATTGCTCGTGAGCAACTAACAGAGATTGGTGCGCAGGCAAGCGCGCGCTTTAGCCAGCAATGGTCACGTGAAATCAAACGCCTCAAGCATCTGCAAACCATCAATCCTAACGTACGCCCTGAAGAGATTGAGCGTCTAGAGCAACTAAAAGCGCAAGGAGAGCAAGCGCTCGGTAATTTATCCTTAGTGCCAGATTCTATTCGTGTATTGGTCGCCGTAAAACCTTAA